From one Shewanella sp. GD04112 genomic stretch:
- the lolB gene encoding lipoprotein insertase outer membrane protein LolB has translation MNNLKRFTKSIFSCIALSGLLFLGGCETLPPTTDLSPITVDNAAQAKAWELQGKLAIRTPQDKLSANLYWRHSEERDELTLTTMLGTTVLTLDATPNSAHLHVDGKDFRDSNAQALLERVSGWSIPINDLPLWITGQVGALDRVLAVDSNGKTKQIQNSQTLPPWVVTFLSWQSQSGAEVPYQLKLERGDLQLKLQLNQWQALGKPSIMLGEKP, from the coding sequence ATGAATAATTTGAAGCGCTTCACAAAATCCATTTTCTCTTGTATCGCCTTGAGCGGCCTATTGTTTTTAGGCGGCTGCGAGACCCTGCCGCCAACGACAGATCTCAGCCCTATAACGGTCGATAATGCCGCGCAAGCCAAGGCGTGGGAATTACAGGGGAAACTCGCTATCCGCACGCCGCAGGATAAGCTCAGTGCCAATCTCTATTGGCGCCACAGTGAGGAGCGAGACGAGCTCACCCTCACCACTATGCTCGGCACCACAGTGTTGACTTTGGATGCTACGCCTAACTCGGCTCATCTGCATGTCGATGGCAAAGATTTTCGCGATAGCAACGCCCAAGCACTACTCGAGCGAGTCAGCGGCTGGTCCATCCCGATTAACGACTTACCCCTTTGGATCACAGGCCAAGTCGGCGCTTTAGACCGTGTGCTTGCCGTTGATAGCAATGGTAAAACCAAACAAATTCAAAACTCGCAAACCTTGCCACCTTGGGTAGTCACATTTTTGAGTTGGCAATCCCAAAGCGGTGCCGAGGTACCCTATCAGTTAAAGCTTGAACGCGGTGATTTACAGCTCAAGCTGCAACTCAATCAATGGCAAGCCTTAGGTAAACCCTCAATAATGCTCGGAGAAAAACCTTAG
- the prfA gene encoding peptide chain release factor 1, protein MKESVIRKLEGLLERNEEVLALLGDASVIADQERFRALSKEYSQLEEVVAGFKAYQQAQADLESAKEMLEEDDAEMREMAQEEIKAAKAELERLEAELQILLLPKDPNDDTNAFIEIRAGAGGDEAAIFAGDLFRMYSRYAEANRWQLEIMSSNEGEHGGFKEIIVKVSGEGAYGKLKFESGGHRVQRVPETESQGRVHTSAVTVVVMHEVPEAEAISINPADLKVDTFRSSGAGGQHVNKTDSAIRITHIPTGIVVECQDQRSQHKNRAQAMSVLAARIQAVEDEKRRSAEESTRRSLVASGDRSERVRTYNFPQGRVSEHRINLTLYRLNEVMEGDLDAILGPLMQEHQADLLAALADEQG, encoded by the coding sequence ATGAAGGAATCCGTTATCCGCAAGCTGGAAGGCTTGCTCGAGCGCAATGAAGAAGTCTTAGCCTTGCTTGGTGATGCGTCCGTTATCGCCGATCAGGAGCGTTTTCGCGCGTTATCCAAAGAATATTCTCAGTTAGAAGAAGTGGTTGCAGGCTTTAAAGCCTACCAGCAAGCACAGGCGGATCTCGAGTCTGCCAAGGAAATGCTGGAAGAAGATGACGCTGAAATGCGCGAAATGGCGCAGGAAGAAATCAAGGCGGCTAAAGCCGAACTCGAGCGTCTCGAAGCCGAGCTGCAAATTCTGTTATTACCAAAAGATCCTAACGACGACACCAACGCCTTTATCGAAATTCGTGCCGGTGCGGGTGGCGACGAAGCCGCAATCTTCGCGGGTGATCTGTTCCGTATGTATAGCCGTTATGCCGAAGCCAACCGTTGGCAGCTCGAGATCATGAGCTCGAACGAAGGTGAGCACGGCGGTTTCAAAGAAATCATCGTTAAAGTCAGTGGTGAAGGTGCCTACGGTAAACTCAAGTTTGAATCCGGCGGTCACCGTGTTCAACGTGTGCCTGAAACTGAATCTCAGGGCCGTGTACACACCTCAGCCGTCACTGTGGTAGTTATGCACGAAGTGCCTGAAGCAGAAGCGATTTCAATCAACCCAGCCGATCTGAAGGTCGATACCTTCCGTTCATCGGGCGCGGGTGGTCAGCACGTTAACAAAACCGATTCTGCTATTCGTATTACTCACATTCCAACTGGGATTGTAGTGGAATGTCAGGACCAACGTTCACAACATAAAAACCGTGCTCAAGCGATGAGCGTGTTAGCGGCGCGTATCCAGGCCGTTGAAGACGAAAAGCGCCGCAGCGCCGAAGAGTCGACTCGCCGTAGTCTGGTGGCCAGTGGTGACCGCTCCGAGCGTGTACGTACCTATAACTTCCCGCAAGGCCGCGTGAGTGAACACCGTATCAACTTAACCTTATATCGCTTAAACGAAGTGATGGAAGGCGACTTAGATGCGATTTTAGGACCGCTGATGCAAGAGCATCAGGCCGACCTATTAGCCGCTCTGGCTGATGAGCAGGGGTAA
- the prmC gene encoding peptide chain release factor N(5)-glutamine methyltransferase: MADQSSIAEALQWAYVQLAPTSESAHLDAEVFLLYCLNKNRAFLYTWPEKALTVEQWKRFQQMVQRRQQGVPVAHIVGEREFWSLPFIVNDTTLIPRPDTEILVETALNLPFESNAKVLDLGTGTGAIALALASERATWQITAVDKVEDAVALAKANRTNLKLEQVEILQSDWFSAIKAHDFDLIVSNPPYIDEADEHLHQGDVRFEPQSALTAADEGFADLYYIAKTARDYLKPNGYILLEHGFEQAVKLREKLTELGYQNVATVRDFGSNDRCTMGKWMGLIGI, encoded by the coding sequence TTGGCTGATCAATCGAGTATCGCCGAGGCCCTGCAATGGGCCTACGTACAGCTAGCGCCTACCTCTGAATCCGCCCATCTGGATGCAGAGGTTTTTCTGCTGTATTGCCTCAATAAAAACCGTGCATTTCTCTACACTTGGCCCGAAAAAGCCTTGACGGTGGAGCAGTGGAAACGTTTCCAGCAGATGGTGCAACGTCGCCAGCAGGGCGTACCCGTGGCGCATATTGTGGGTGAGCGTGAGTTTTGGTCACTGCCGTTTATCGTGAATGACACCACGTTAATTCCTCGCCCTGATACCGAAATCTTAGTCGAAACTGCCTTAAACTTGCCCTTTGAGAGCAATGCTAAGGTGCTCGATTTAGGGACTGGAACCGGTGCAATTGCGCTGGCGCTGGCTTCTGAGCGGGCGACTTGGCAAATCACTGCCGTCGATAAGGTGGAAGATGCGGTGGCCTTGGCCAAGGCTAACCGAACTAACCTTAAGCTCGAGCAGGTTGAGATCCTCCAGAGTGACTGGTTTAGTGCTATAAAGGCCCATGACTTTGATTTAATTGTCTCAAATCCGCCTTACATCGATGAGGCCGACGAGCATTTACATCAAGGTGATGTACGTTTTGAACCGCAAAGTGCACTCACCGCCGCCGATGAGGGCTTTGCCGATCTTTACTACATCGCCAAAACCGCTCGGGATTATTTAAAGCCTAACGGTTATATTCTGCTCGAGCATGGTTTTGAGCAGGCGGTAAAGCTTAGAGAAAAACTGACCGAGCTGGGTTATCAGAATGTCGCAACCGTGCGAGATTTTGGCAGCAACGACAGATGTACTATGGGTAAGTGGATGGGCTTGATTGGAATTTAA
- a CDS encoding tetratricopeptide repeat protein, with translation MGKYNLQDGISLPESALDVGAHLGFSNLEAAKWAWFELAGAVLSHYLVDQQQRLNALLHWFYQDLGFCVRDNYFSTEAADLGTCLITKQGNSTTLATVLMLLAKQLDLELEALLLPGNTVLRSHVAGVVRYHDPLTGKELTKHQLHVLVRGELGNAAELKPSYLKAASVKKLISRMLHELKAGCIVSHQFEAAMECCNLLLQWHPDDVHLNRERAFIAQQLGCINVAAADLQHFVDNSPHDPVIEIVKMQLKELSEHAEIYH, from the coding sequence ATGGGTAAATACAATCTGCAAGATGGCATTTCTTTGCCCGAGTCGGCATTGGATGTAGGTGCTCACCTTGGATTTTCAAACCTCGAAGCGGCGAAATGGGCTTGGTTTGAATTGGCGGGAGCCGTATTAAGTCATTACCTGGTGGATCAACAGCAACGCTTAAATGCGTTGCTGCATTGGTTTTATCAGGACTTGGGTTTTTGTGTCCGCGACAATTACTTCAGTACCGAAGCGGCGGACTTAGGCACTTGCCTTATCACTAAACAGGGCAATAGCACCACACTGGCGACGGTTTTGATGCTACTGGCCAAGCAGCTCGATTTAGAGCTCGAAGCCTTACTCTTACCGGGTAATACCGTGCTTCGCAGTCATGTTGCTGGTGTTGTGCGTTATCACGACCCACTGACGGGCAAAGAGCTAACGAAACACCAACTCCATGTGTTAGTGCGCGGTGAGCTGGGTAACGCGGCTGAACTTAAGCCAAGCTACTTAAAGGCTGCGTCGGTGAAGAAGCTGATTTCACGCATGCTGCATGAGCTTAAGGCGGGGTGTATCGTGTCGCATCAATTTGAGGCGGCGATGGAATGTTGCAACTTACTGCTACAGTGGCATCCAGATGATGTGCACCTAAATCGGGAGCGCGCCTTTATCGCCCAGCAACTGGGGTGTATCAATGTCGCTGCGGCCGATCTGCAACACTTTGTCGATAACAGCCCGCATGATCCTGTTATCGAAATTGTCAAAATGCAGCTCAAAGAGCTCAGTGAACACGCTGAAATCTATCACTAA
- a CDS encoding GNAT family N-acetyltransferase produces MNLMIIDDESAEFADAVKQKIVEFNQRHWQTLKRQNLGLKLQDEDGSLLAGLSGKTFGNWLLIDYLWVDAALRQQNIGSRLLLEAETKAKQRGCQFVLLDTLDFQAKPFYERHGYRVQWVQQAYPETGSKFFMVKVL; encoded by the coding sequence ATGAATTTAATGATAATTGACGATGAGTCCGCCGAATTTGCCGATGCAGTAAAGCAAAAAATTGTCGAATTTAATCAGCGGCACTGGCAAACACTGAAACGCCAAAACCTAGGATTAAAATTACAGGATGAGGATGGCAGCTTGCTCGCGGGCTTAAGCGGCAAAACCTTTGGTAATTGGCTATTGATTGACTACCTTTGGGTCGATGCCGCATTACGCCAGCAAAACATCGGCTCACGCTTATTACTCGAGGCCGAAACCAAGGCCAAACAACGCGGCTGCCAATTTGTCCTACTCGATACCTTAGATTTTCAAGCCAAACCTTTCTATGAGCGCCACGGATATCGTGTGCAATGGGTACAACAAGCCTATCCCGAAACCGGCAGTAAATTCTTTATGGTCAAAGTGTTATAG
- the hemA gene encoding glutamyl-tRNA reductase: MSLVAIGINHKTATVDLREKVAFSPDKIHDAMKSLASRTRSGEAVIVSTCNRTELYCNNGDEADIIEWLEEYHGLDHQDVAPCLYNYHGQAAVKHLMRVASGLDSLILGEPQILGQVKQAFVKAKEAGTVALTIDRLFQNTFSVAKKVRTETEIGAAAVSVAFAAVSMAKHIFSSLSTTKVLLIGAGETIELVAKHLKDNGVASMVVANRTLERAQSMCEEFNATAITLAQIPDFLPKADIVISSTASPLPILGKGMVEKALKQRRHQPMLLVDIAVPRDIEPEVADLDDAFLYTVDDLHSIIEQNKASRKEAAEQAELITEEQSYLFMDWVRSLESVDSIREYRSQSMAIKDELVERALNKLAQGGDTEQVLIELANRLTNRLIHAPTQALTVASRQGDLNTLGQLRTALGLDKN; this comes from the coding sequence ATGAGCCTTGTAGCAATCGGTATTAACCATAAAACAGCCACGGTAGACCTGCGTGAGAAAGTTGCCTTCTCTCCGGACAAAATTCATGATGCCATGAAGAGTCTGGCCAGTCGTACACGCTCGGGTGAAGCCGTTATCGTCTCGACCTGTAATCGCACTGAATTGTATTGTAACAATGGCGATGAGGCCGACATCATTGAGTGGCTTGAAGAATATCACGGCCTAGATCATCAAGATGTAGCGCCGTGCCTCTACAATTACCACGGTCAAGCGGCGGTAAAGCATTTAATGCGCGTGGCCTCCGGTCTCGACTCGCTGATCTTGGGTGAGCCGCAAATTCTGGGGCAGGTTAAGCAGGCTTTTGTGAAAGCTAAAGAAGCGGGTACCGTTGCGCTGACCATTGACCGCTTGTTCCAAAATACCTTCTCCGTGGCGAAAAAAGTGCGTACCGAAACCGAAATCGGTGCCGCGGCTGTCTCGGTGGCCTTTGCTGCCGTGAGCATGGCAAAACATATCTTCTCTTCGTTGTCGACCACTAAGGTGTTGTTAATTGGCGCCGGTGAAACCATTGAGCTGGTGGCTAAACATCTTAAGGATAACGGTGTTGCTTCTATGGTCGTGGCAAACCGTACTCTTGAACGTGCCCAAAGCATGTGTGAAGAGTTTAATGCCACGGCAATTACGTTGGCACAGATACCAGATTTTCTCCCTAAAGCCGATATCGTGATATCCTCTACCGCCAGCCCGCTACCAATCCTTGGTAAAGGCATGGTAGAAAAAGCGCTAAAGCAGCGTCGCCATCAACCTATGTTATTGGTTGATATAGCAGTTCCCCGGGATATTGAGCCGGAAGTCGCCGATTTGGACGATGCGTTTCTGTATACAGTGGACGACCTGCATAGCATTATTGAACAGAATAAGGCTTCCCGTAAGGAGGCCGCCGAGCAAGCTGAATTAATTACTGAAGAACAATCCTACCTCTTTATGGATTGGGTGCGTTCTTTAGAGTCGGTCGACAGTATTCGCGAGTATCGCAGCCAAAGCATGGCGATAAAGGATGAGTTAGTGGAACGCGCCCTGAATAAATTAGCGCAGGGGGGCGACACTGAGCAGGTATTGATTGAACTAGCCAATCGCCTGACTAATAGGCTCATTCACGCACCAACCCAAGCCCTCACAGTGGCGAGTCGTCAGGGTGATTTGAATACCTTAGGTCAGTTAAGAACAGCGCTCGGATTAGATAAAAACTAA
- a CDS encoding multidrug transporter: MWIFFTLLAAFMQAWRNAFQSQLSKEVKVAGVTLARFIWAGPIAALYLGLLYLWDNVGLPHFTAEFIGFIVGASMMQILATGLMVKLFQQQNFAIGAGLAKSEAIVAAILGTFFFGTHLSLLGWIGVILGGVAVFLLSAKQGLRQLSLSTVLLGIASGSAFALTSLWVREASLRLNVGFPHSAAWVLLCVISLQTLVLVSYLVLKDKETLIALIQRPRLTLLTSTASCFGSIGWFSAMSLQAVPYVKTLGQVEIFFMMLISAFWLKEKVKIKELLGLILIALAAILVMWE; this comes from the coding sequence ATGTGGATTTTCTTTACCTTATTAGCCGCATTTATGCAGGCGTGGCGCAATGCCTTTCAGAGCCAACTTAGTAAAGAGGTTAAGGTGGCGGGCGTCACCTTAGCGCGGTTTATTTGGGCTGGTCCGATTGCGGCCTTGTATCTTGGGCTGTTATATCTTTGGGACAATGTGGGATTACCGCATTTTACGGCGGAATTTATCGGCTTTATTGTCGGCGCATCCATGATGCAGATCCTCGCGACTGGCTTGATGGTTAAGTTGTTTCAACAACAAAATTTTGCCATCGGTGCCGGGCTTGCCAAGAGTGAGGCCATCGTCGCCGCGATATTAGGCACTTTCTTTTTTGGCACCCATTTATCCTTACTCGGTTGGATTGGGGTGATTTTAGGTGGCGTTGCCGTGTTTTTATTGAGTGCCAAGCAAGGGCTTAGGCAGTTATCCCTAAGCACTGTGCTGCTCGGCATTGCTAGCGGTAGCGCCTTTGCACTGACCTCTTTATGGGTGAGGGAAGCAAGCCTGAGGTTAAATGTCGGCTTTCCCCATAGCGCCGCTTGGGTGTTGTTATGCGTGATCAGTTTGCAAACCTTAGTGTTAGTCAGTTATTTAGTCCTAAAGGATAAGGAAACGTTAATCGCCTTAATCCAACGGCCTAGGTTAACCTTGCTGACGAGTACCGCTAGCTGCTTTGGCTCCATTGGTTGGTTTAGTGCCATGTCTTTGCAGGCCGTACCCTACGTGAAAACCCTAGGCCAAGTAGAAATCTTCTTTATGATGTTGATTTCGGCATTCTGGCTCAAAGAGAAAGTGAAAATTAAAGAGTTGCTCGGCCTTATCTTAATCGCCTTGGCAGCGATATTAGTGATGTGGGAATAA
- the kdsA gene encoding 3-deoxy-8-phosphooctulonate synthase: MSNKIINLGSIEIANDKPFVLFGGMNVLESRDLAMSIAETYAEVTQKLGIPYVFKASFDKANRSSVNSYRGPGMEEGLKIFEEIKKTFNLPLITDVHEPYQCAPVAEVVDIIQLPAFLARQTDLVVAMAKTGAIINVKKPQFLAPHEMRHIITKFNEAGNDEIILCERGSCFGYNNLVVDMLGMDEMKQSGYPVIFDATHALQRPGGRADSAGGRRAQATELARSGMALGLAGLFIEAHPDPDNAKCDGPCALPLHQLENYLKQMKAIDDLVKSFDPIDTSK, from the coding sequence ATGAGTAATAAAATCATAAACCTAGGTTCAATCGAGATCGCTAACGATAAACCTTTCGTGTTGTTTGGTGGCATGAATGTGCTTGAGTCTCGCGATCTCGCTATGTCGATTGCTGAAACCTATGCCGAAGTGACGCAAAAACTGGGTATTCCCTATGTTTTCAAGGCGTCGTTCGACAAGGCTAACCGCTCTTCTGTTAACTCTTACCGCGGTCCGGGCATGGAAGAAGGCTTAAAGATTTTTGAAGAAATCAAAAAGACTTTCAATCTGCCATTGATCACCGACGTGCATGAGCCTTACCAATGTGCGCCTGTCGCTGAAGTGGTTGATATTATTCAGCTACCAGCTTTCTTAGCGCGCCAAACTGACCTCGTTGTCGCCATGGCGAAAACGGGCGCTATCATCAACGTGAAAAAGCCACAGTTTTTAGCGCCCCACGAAATGCGCCATATCATCACTAAGTTTAACGAAGCGGGTAACGATGAGATTATCCTGTGTGAACGTGGTTCATGCTTCGGTTACAACAACCTAGTCGTTGATATGCTGGGCATGGATGAGATGAAGCAATCCGGTTATCCGGTAATTTTCGATGCCACCCACGCATTGCAACGTCCTGGTGGTCGTGCCGATTCGGCGGGCGGGCGTCGTGCTCAAGCGACTGAATTAGCTCGTAGTGGCATGGCGTTAGGCTTAGCGGGTCTGTTTATTGAGGCTCACCCAGATCCAGATAACGCTAAGTGTGATGGTCCATGTGCCTTACCACTGCACCAGTTAGAAAACTACCTGAAGCAGATGAAGGCGATTGATGATTTGGTGAAATCCTTCGACCCGATTGATACCAGCAAATAA
- a CDS encoding DUF819 family protein — MASTALVTNDAVALGILATILGFVFYTSSSSHPFWQKFYRFIPALLLCYFLPSLLNTFGVIDGGTSQLYYVASRYLLPACLVLLILSVDLKAILGLGPKAVIMFLTGTIGIVIGGPIALLVVSFIEPSLIGVDSPDAVWRGMTTLAGSWIGGGANQAAMKEIYEVGGNIFSVMVTVDVIVANIWMAVLLFMASKAKEIDAKTGADTTAIETLKNKVEQYHAENARIPSLRDLMLIVAVGFGITGVAHIAADFLGPYFEANYPWTEDYSLTSKFFWLVVIVTTIGLAMSFSPMRHLEAAGASKVASAFLYILVATIGLHMDVSKVLDTPLYFLVGIIWMIVHAGFMLLIAKLIKAPLFYMAVGSQANVGGAASAPVVAAAFHPALAPVGVLLAVFGYALGTYMAWLCGQLLQAVAV, encoded by the coding sequence ATGGCAAGCACGGCATTAGTCACCAATGACGCGGTGGCGCTGGGAATATTGGCAACTATTCTGGGATTTGTGTTTTATACCAGTAGTAGTAGCCATCCATTTTGGCAAAAGTTTTACCGTTTTATCCCAGCGCTATTACTCTGCTATTTCTTGCCATCATTGTTGAATACCTTTGGGGTGATCGATGGTGGCACATCGCAGCTTTACTATGTGGCCTCGCGTTATCTATTGCCCGCCTGTTTGGTGCTACTGATTTTAAGTGTGGATTTAAAAGCCATCCTAGGACTAGGGCCTAAGGCGGTGATCATGTTTTTGACTGGAACTATCGGTATTGTGATTGGCGGGCCGATTGCACTGCTCGTAGTGTCCTTTATCGAACCCTCATTGATAGGTGTCGATAGTCCTGATGCGGTGTGGCGTGGCATGACGACCCTCGCTGGAAGCTGGATTGGCGGCGGTGCTAACCAAGCCGCGATGAAAGAAATATATGAAGTGGGCGGCAATATCTTCTCCGTGATGGTGACAGTCGATGTGATTGTGGCCAATATCTGGATGGCGGTATTGTTGTTTATGGCATCAAAAGCCAAGGAAATCGATGCCAAGACGGGTGCTGATACCACAGCAATTGAGACTTTAAAGAACAAGGTTGAGCAGTATCATGCTGAAAATGCACGTATTCCAAGCCTGCGTGATTTGATGCTGATTGTGGCCGTCGGTTTTGGCATCACGGGCGTGGCCCATATTGCCGCCGATTTCCTCGGCCCTTATTTTGAGGCCAACTATCCTTGGACTGAGGATTACAGCTTAACCTCTAAGTTCTTCTGGCTAGTGGTGATTGTGACCACCATAGGTTTAGCCATGTCCTTTAGCCCTATGCGCCATTTAGAGGCGGCGGGGGCTTCTAAGGTGGCGTCGGCGTTCTTGTATATTTTGGTGGCGACCATTGGTTTACATATGGATGTAAGCAAGGTCCTTGATACACCGCTATATTTTTTAGTGGGCATTATTTGGATGATAGTGCACGCTGGTTTTATGTTATTGATTGCTAAGTTAATTAAGGCTCCTTTGTTTTATATGGCCGTGGGCAGTCAGGCAAACGTAGGTGGAGCGGCATCGGCGCCAGTTGTGGCAGCGGCGTTCCACCCAGCTTTAGCCCCTGTTGGGGTATTGTTAGCCGTATTTGGTTATGCGCTAGGCACTTATATGGCGTGGCTCTGCGGTCAGTTACTGCAAGCCGTCGCGGTATAG
- the ispE gene encoding 4-(cytidine 5'-diphospho)-2-C-methyl-D-erythritol kinase, protein MSNEISRNWPAPAKLNLFLHINGRRADGYHELQTLFQFIDCCDLLDFRVTQTPELILHSGMSAVVADSDNLILRAAKSLQQATGYPGGAEIWLEKRLPMGGGLGGGSSDAATTIVALNQLWNTQLSNDELATIGLKLGADIPVFIRGFAAFAEGVGERLQAVTPTEFWYLVIAPDVHVSTAAVFQDPLLPRDTPKLGIDTLMSQPWANDCQDLVVSKYPQVAKALGWLLEYAPSRMTGTGACVFGEFSSQQQALAALAKLPSDMQGFVAKGVNISPLIVRLNHP, encoded by the coding sequence ATGTCGAATGAGATTTCGCGCAATTGGCCCGCGCCCGCCAAATTAAATCTGTTTCTGCATATCAACGGACGCCGCGCCGACGGTTACCATGAGTTGCAAACCCTGTTTCAATTTATCGATTGTTGCGATCTGCTCGACTTTAGGGTGACGCAGACGCCTGAGCTGATATTGCACTCTGGCATGTCGGCCGTTGTCGCGGATAGCGATAACTTAATTCTGCGAGCCGCAAAATCATTACAGCAAGCAACAGGCTATCCTGGCGGCGCCGAAATCTGGCTTGAAAAACGTTTACCCATGGGCGGCGGTTTAGGCGGCGGCTCCTCCGATGCGGCTACTACGATTGTGGCGTTAAATCAGTTGTGGAACACCCAACTATCTAACGATGAATTAGCCACAATTGGTTTAAAACTCGGTGCCGATATCCCTGTTTTTATTCGCGGTTTCGCGGCATTTGCCGAAGGCGTTGGCGAACGTTTACAAGCGGTGACACCCACTGAATTTTGGTATTTAGTGATAGCGCCCGATGTCCATGTTTCCACCGCAGCGGTGTTCCAAGATCCTTTGCTACCCCGCGATACTCCTAAGCTTGGCATCGACACGTTAATGAGCCAACCTTGGGCAAATGATTGCCAAGATCTGGTCGTTTCCAAATACCCTCAAGTTGCCAAGGCCTTAGGCTGGCTGCTAGAATATGCGCCGTCGAGAATGACCGGAACGGGCGCATGCGTGTTTGGGGAGTTTTCTTCGCAGCAGCAAGCTCTCGCAGCCTTGGCGAAATTACCGTCTGATATGCAAGGATTTGTTGCAAAAGGGGTGAATATTTCGCCGCTCATAGTGCGACTCAATCATCCATAA
- a CDS encoding SirB2 family protein codes for METFYSLYPAVKHLHLTLIAVSVLFFVVRFVLHLRQSALMGKKVFKIAPHVIDTFLLLSGLTLCFMIKQYPFVDPWLTEKIGAVLAYIALGVIAIKANRNKLFKVFAFLGALGWLVYAAKLAHFKQAVLLG; via the coding sequence ATGGAAACTTTTTACAGTCTTTATCCTGCTGTTAAGCACCTGCATTTAACCTTAATTGCCGTGAGTGTGCTGTTTTTTGTCGTTCGTTTTGTGTTGCACTTACGTCAGTCAGCACTGATGGGCAAGAAAGTATTCAAAATCGCGCCCCATGTTATCGACACTTTTTTACTGCTGTCGGGCTTAACCCTGTGCTTTATGATCAAGCAATATCCCTTTGTGGACCCTTGGTTGACCGAAAAGATTGGCGCCGTGCTCGCGTATATTGCCTTGGGCGTGATTGCGATAAAAGCGAACAGAAACAAATTGTTCAAAGTTTTTGCCTTTTTAGGTGCATTAGGTTGGTTAGTTTACGCCGCCAAATTGGCGCATTTTAAACAAGCGGTATTATTGGGTTAA